From the genome of Solidesulfovibrio carbinolicus, one region includes:
- a CDS encoding hybrid sensor histidine kinase/response regulator: protein MTQPRSSDAASLLRPGLSLLLGLYALISFLVLPPSAHGNSQPRFQRLSLEQGLSQSYVVCMAQDKLGFLWIGTYDGLNRYDGTNVVVYRNTPGRPDSLPDNSIRTLFVDPEDGTLLVGTKNGGLAVYDREADRFRPYPAATPYPSGDVDKEIRAIARDGSGNLWVGGATGLARISPAGIVEAVALSDQNGNAVKSPVIAIKARADGSLFVATSRSVHAVNLADGQATPLLPGPLGELPADARINGIACDGPDTLWVLTEIHGAYRFNQATGRSDHHLPGLATWFAFRDSWGGLFIGTNRGLARMWPDPDHPGKLLPSMAVNNPLDPESLSQDEVLCALEDTGGLLWFGTYSGGVSRYNPAYQAFSVYRAGPGLPTALSGSAVSAVAQESADVVWVGTRYNGLNRIDRRTGEVTVFRHDPANPDSLADDGVNCLRFDRQGRLWIGATDRGLDRYDPGSGRFIHYRHDPQNPESISQNKIWWIAEDEEGILWLGSSSGGLNRFDPATGKAKVYRHDPQNPASLSHNRVRHITPAPGGILWIGTNGGLNRFDKSTETFTHWEHDPDNANSLSNNRVTPILLDPSGALWIGTDAGLNRFEPRTGRFQRVTMANGLANDGIQGMLQDKDGNLWCSTFRGLFRYSPGSGEVRNYSDRDGLAGLEFWMNAYAQGKNGEMFFGGTNGLTTFFPSRIRPNPHAPPVVLTGLSIRNKPYAANPVTVSNLALGHEDNVLELSFAALDFADPPRNLFSHKLEGFDPEFSPPAGNNTVTYTNLSPGEYRLRVRACNNDGVWNETGLTLAIAVAPPFWGTWWFRALAGLAALALLHGGYRLRVSALEKRRRELEETVRRRTADLENEIEDRKAAEEALHRSRLSFSAIFQFSPLAVTISEEQSARMLRVNEAFSQLTGIPADQAIGHTSEELGFWERFEDRQQLLIELQVADSVTNRELAFRHADGRRIIGLCSCTVIEAFERRCLLMLIADITERKALESELLAARERAEQGNRAKSDFLANMSHEIRTPMNAIMGMADLLADTPLTPRQKRYVDIFQHSGQILMRVINDILDLSKLEAGKLTLEPEPFDLPEALFQTCAVFTPQAEEKGLPLYCDLDPGLPRQVYGDPIRLTQIVANLLANACKFTHAGEIRLSATATPLGPSAFLLRLTCRDTGVGIAPDDIARVCDNFFQVGGNQRRGTGLGLAISKRLTELMQGELSIQSVLGQGATVTATVRLEVAAEAASGALAPETQAVAELSDAGGQPWRVLLADDSVGNRQVVSLFLENQPVILEEVENGQDALDRFKKGGIDIVLMDHVMPILDGLTAVRAMREHEWASGLGPTPIIGITARAFPEDEAACLEAGCSAYLSKPVRRSALLAAMQGLLGRQDD, encoded by the coding sequence ATGACGCAACCCAGGTCTTCCGACGCAGCCTCTCTCCTACGCCCAGGCCTGAGCCTGCTTCTCGGCCTTTATGCACTGATCTCTTTCCTTGTACTGCCGCCGTCGGCCCACGGCAATTCCCAGCCTCGCTTCCAGCGGTTGTCCCTGGAACAAGGGCTTTCCCAATCTTATGTCGTCTGCATGGCCCAGGACAAGCTGGGATTTCTGTGGATCGGCACCTACGACGGCCTCAACCGCTACGACGGGACCAATGTCGTGGTCTACCGCAACACCCCGGGCCGGCCCGATTCCCTGCCTGACAACAGCATCCGCACGCTTTTCGTCGACCCGGAGGACGGCACACTGCTTGTGGGCACCAAAAACGGCGGTCTGGCCGTCTATGACCGCGAAGCCGACCGTTTCCGCCCCTATCCTGCAGCCACCCCCTACCCCAGCGGCGATGTAGACAAGGAAATCCGGGCCATCGCCCGTGACGGGTCGGGCAACCTCTGGGTGGGCGGCGCAACCGGTCTGGCCCGCATCTCACCGGCCGGCATCGTGGAAGCCGTGGCCTTGTCTGACCAGAACGGCAATGCCGTCAAAAGTCCGGTCATCGCCATCAAAGCCCGAGCCGACGGCAGTCTGTTCGTGGCCACCAGCCGGAGCGTTCATGCCGTAAACTTGGCCGACGGCCAAGCCACGCCCCTGCTCCCCGGCCCCTTGGGCGAGCTTCCGGCCGACGCGCGCATCAACGGCATTGCCTGCGACGGACCGGACACGCTCTGGGTGCTCACGGAAATACATGGCGCGTATCGCTTCAATCAAGCCACCGGCCGGTCCGATCATCATCTGCCCGGCCTAGCCACCTGGTTTGCCTTCCGCGACTCCTGGGGCGGGCTTTTCATCGGCACCAACCGAGGGCTGGCCCGGATGTGGCCGGACCCGGACCACCCGGGAAAGTTGCTCCCGTCCATGGCCGTCAACAATCCCCTGGACCCGGAAAGCCTGTCCCAGGACGAGGTGCTGTGCGCCCTGGAGGATACCGGCGGCCTGCTGTGGTTCGGCACCTATTCCGGGGGCGTGAGCCGCTACAATCCCGCCTATCAGGCGTTTTCCGTCTACCGGGCCGGACCGGGACTGCCTACCGCCCTGTCCGGCAGCGCAGTCAGCGCCGTGGCCCAGGAAAGCGCCGATGTCGTCTGGGTCGGCACCCGCTACAACGGTCTCAATCGCATTGATCGCCGCACCGGCGAGGTCACGGTTTTCCGCCACGACCCGGCCAACCCGGACAGCCTGGCCGACGACGGCGTCAACTGCCTGCGCTTTGACCGCCAGGGCCGGCTCTGGATCGGAGCCACCGACCGGGGGCTGGACCGCTACGACCCAGGCAGCGGCCGCTTCATCCATTACCGCCACGACCCCCAAAACCCCGAGTCCATCAGCCAGAACAAGATCTGGTGGATCGCCGAGGACGAAGAGGGCATCCTGTGGCTGGGTTCCAGTTCGGGCGGACTCAACCGCTTCGACCCGGCAACAGGCAAGGCCAAGGTCTACCGCCACGATCCCCAAAATCCGGCCAGCCTCAGCCACAATCGGGTGCGCCATATTACCCCTGCCCCGGGAGGCATCCTGTGGATCGGCACCAATGGCGGACTCAACCGTTTCGACAAGAGCACCGAAACCTTCACCCATTGGGAACACGACCCGGACAACGCCAATTCCCTGTCCAACAACCGCGTAACTCCCATCCTCCTTGATCCGTCCGGGGCCTTGTGGATCGGCACCGACGCGGGACTCAACCGTTTCGAGCCGCGCACCGGGCGTTTCCAGCGCGTCACCATGGCCAACGGTCTGGCCAACGACGGCATCCAGGGGATGTTGCAGGACAAGGACGGCAATCTGTGGTGCAGCACCTTCCGGGGGCTTTTCCGCTACAGTCCGGGTAGCGGCGAGGTGCGCAACTATTCGGATCGGGATGGACTGGCCGGCCTGGAATTCTGGATGAACGCCTACGCCCAGGGCAAAAACGGCGAAATGTTTTTTGGCGGCACAAACGGCCTGACCACCTTTTTCCCCAGCCGCATCCGCCCCAACCCCCACGCGCCGCCCGTGGTCCTGACCGGGCTGAGCATCCGCAACAAACCCTATGCCGCCAACCCCGTCACGGTGAGCAACTTGGCCCTTGGCCACGAGGACAACGTCCTGGAACTGTCCTTTGCCGCCCTGGATTTCGCCGATCCGCCCCGAAACCTTTTCTCCCACAAGCTCGAAGGCTTTGACCCGGAATTCTCCCCCCCGGCAGGCAACAACACCGTCACCTACACCAATCTTTCCCCCGGGGAATACCGCCTGCGCGTTCGGGCCTGCAACAATGACGGCGTCTGGAACGAAACAGGGCTGACGCTGGCCATTGCCGTGGCCCCGCCCTTTTGGGGCACCTGGTGGTTTCGCGCCCTGGCCGGACTGGCTGCCCTGGCCTTGCTCCATGGCGGCTACAGACTACGGGTTTCCGCCCTGGAGAAGCGTCGCCGGGAACTTGAGGAAACCGTGCGTCGCCGCACCGCTGACCTCGAAAACGAAATAGAGGACCGCAAGGCCGCCGAAGAAGCCCTGCACCGCAGCCGTCTGAGCTTCTCCGCCATTTTCCAATTCTCGCCCCTGGCCGTCACCATCAGCGAAGAGCAGTCCGCCCGGATGCTGCGCGTCAACGAGGCCTTTTCCCAACTGACCGGCATCCCGGCCGACCAAGCCATCGGCCACACGTCCGAGGAACTCGGCTTTTGGGAACGCTTCGAGGATCGCCAACAACTGCTGATCGAACTGCAAGTCGCCGATTCCGTCACCAACCGGGAACTGGCCTTCCGCCATGCCGACGGTCGTCGTATTATCGGGCTTTGTTCCTGCACGGTCATCGAGGCTTTCGAACGGCGTTGCCTGCTTATGCTCATCGCCGATATCACCGAGCGCAAGGCCCTGGAAAGCGAACTTCTGGCCGCCCGGGAACGGGCCGAGCAAGGCAATCGGGCCAAGTCCGACTTCCTGGCCAACATGAGCCACGAGATCCGCACCCCCATGAACGCCATCATGGGCATGGCCGATTTGTTGGCCGACACCCCGCTCACACCCCGCCAGAAGCGCTATGTGGACATCTTCCAACACTCCGGCCAGATCCTCATGCGCGTCATCAACGACATCCTCGACCTGTCCAAGCTTGAAGCCGGCAAGCTGACCCTGGAGCCCGAACCTTTCGACTTGCCCGAAGCCCTGTTCCAGACCTGCGCCGTGTTCACGCCCCAGGCCGAGGAAAAAGGCCTCCCGCTTTACTGCGATCTTGATCCCGGCTTGCCCCGCCAGGTTTACGGCGACCCCATCCGCCTCACCCAGATCGTGGCCAACCTTTTGGCCAATGCCTGCAAGTTCACCCACGCGGGGGAGATCCGCTTGTCGGCCACAGCCACGCCCCTTGGCCCTTCCGCCTTCCTCCTGCGCCTGACCTGCCGGGACACCGGCGTCGGCATCGCCCCGGACGACATCGCCCGGGTCTGCGACAATTTTTTCCAGGTGGGCGGCAATCAACGCCGGGGGACAGGCCTGGGGCTGGCCATCTCCAAGCGCCTCACCGAACTGATGCAGGGGGAATTGTCCATCCAAAGCGTCCTTGGACAAGGGGCCACCGTCACGGCCACGGTCAGGCTGGAGGTTGCCGCCGAAGCGGCATCGGGAGCGCTTGCGCCGGAAACCCAGGCCGTTGCGGAGCTTTCCGACGCCGGCGGCCAGCCCTGGCGGGTGCTATTGGCCGACGACTCTGTAGGCAACCGTCAAGTCGTCAGCCTGTTCCTGGAAAATCAGCCGGTTATCTTGGAAGAAGTGGAGAACGGCCAGGATGCCCTGGACCGGTTCAAGAAAGGCGGCATCGACATCGTGCTTATGGACCACGTCATGCCAATCCTGGATGGGCTGACCGCCGTGCGGGCCATGCGTGAACATGAGTGGGCGTCCGGCCTTGGACCCACGCCCATCATCGGCATCACCGCCCGGGCTTTTCCCGAGGACGAGGCCGCCTGCCTTGAGGCCGGATGCTCTGCCTACTTGAGCAAGCCCGTTCGCCGCAGCGCCCTGCTCGCCGCCATGCAGGGGCTCCTTGGCCGCCAGGACGACTGA
- the ispD gene encoding 2-C-methyl-D-erythritol 4-phosphate cytidylyltransferase: protein MSLWTVLLAAGSGTRLAQASGGVKKQFLSVGGRPLYWKALTAFAKSPDVAGVVVVFAPDDLAEAARELAGYLDVSHPGLPVLTAAGGARRQDSVQNGLDALPREARLVLIHDAARPFVDAGLIARVADALAAGRKAVIPTLPVTDTVKQVDGDRVTATLPRHELAAVQTPQGFDLTLLRQAYAHARPDFDVTDDASLVEHYGQPVFTVPGAPRNMKITHPEDLASLAEAAAPPVPVTGYGYDVHRYADPQKPGKQPPRPMKLGGFPILGAPEVLAHSDGDVLLHALTDAVLGCVAGGDIGRLFPDSNPDFDNMASGVFLSEALLAAKAKGLTITHVDLTIIAQIPKISPHAEAIRLNVAALLGLNKEQVNLKATTEEGLGFTGEKKGIKAVALVTGWRRP from the coding sequence GTGTCCCTGTGGACCGTGCTGCTCGCCGCCGGCTCCGGAACCCGTCTGGCCCAGGCCTCGGGCGGCGTCAAGAAACAGTTTCTCTCCGTTGGCGGCCGCCCGCTCTACTGGAAAGCCCTGACCGCCTTTGCCAAGTCCCCGGACGTGGCCGGCGTGGTCGTGGTTTTTGCGCCCGACGATCTGGCCGAGGCTGCCCGCGAGCTGGCCGGCTATCTCGACGTAAGCCACCCGGGCCTGCCGGTCCTGACCGCCGCAGGCGGGGCCAGACGCCAGGATTCGGTCCAAAACGGCCTCGACGCCCTGCCCCGCGAAGCGCGTCTGGTGCTGATCCACGACGCGGCCCGGCCCTTTGTCGATGCCGGGCTCATCGCCCGGGTGGCCGACGCCCTGGCCGCCGGACGCAAGGCCGTCATCCCGACCCTGCCCGTCACCGACACCGTCAAGCAGGTGGACGGCGACAGGGTGACCGCCACCCTGCCCCGCCATGAGCTGGCCGCCGTGCAAACGCCCCAGGGCTTCGACCTGACCCTGCTGCGACAAGCCTATGCCCACGCCAGACCGGATTTCGACGTCACCGACGACGCCAGCCTGGTCGAACACTACGGCCAGCCCGTTTTCACCGTGCCCGGAGCGCCGCGCAACATGAAAATCACCCATCCCGAGGATCTGGCCAGCCTGGCCGAGGCGGCCGCGCCTCCCGTGCCCGTGACCGGTTACGGCTACGACGTCCACCGCTACGCCGATCCGCAAAAGCCCGGCAAACAGCCCCCGCGCCCCATGAAGCTCGGCGGCTTCCCCATCCTCGGCGCGCCCGAGGTGCTGGCCCACTCCGACGGCGACGTGCTGCTCCATGCCCTGACCGACGCGGTGCTGGGCTGCGTGGCCGGCGGCGACATCGGCCGGCTCTTCCCGGACAGCAACCCGGATTTCGACAACATGGCCTCGGGCGTGTTTTTAAGCGAAGCCCTGCTGGCCGCCAAGGCCAAGGGCCTGACCATCACCCACGTGGACCTGACCATCATCGCCCAGATTCCCAAGATCAGCCCCCACGCCGAGGCCATCCGCCTCAACGTGGCCGCGCTTTTGGGGCTCAATAAAGAGCAAGTGAACCTCAAGGCCACCACTGAGGAAGGTCTGGGCTTCACCGGCGAGAAAAAAGGCATCAAAGCCGTCGCCCTAGTCACCGGCTGGCGACGCCCGTAA
- the cysS gene encoding cysteine--tRNA ligase: protein MQLYNTMTRTKEPFVSRVPGKVAMYVCGITAYDLCHIGHARSSVVFDVLVRYLRHIGFDVTFVRNFTDVDDKIIKKANAEETTSQEVAERYIATFYEDMDKLGILRPNAEPKATEYIGEMASLAQRLIDSGHAYRTPSGDVYFRVRSFAGYGKLSGRDVEDMRSGARVAPGEEKEDPLDFALWKASKPGEPVWESPFGPGRPGWHLECSAMSEKLLGMPIDIHGGGQDLIFPHHENEIAQSEAAIGGEFCRYWVHNGFVRINTEKMSKSLGNFITIRDIYARYLPEVLRFFLLSSQYRSPLDYSDQGLDEAEKGIKRIYAAKVQMEQALGRAKWSETKLPADVTEELSRHEEGFTAAMDDDLNTAQAMGHVFGLVRLAGRLMEDKTLAKSRETAEVLRRILANFAVWAEVLGVFGTDAAAFLAELKACRLTRLGIDAARVDGLVAERQDARKAKDFVRSDAIRDELAGLGVTVMDTPTGPQWDIA, encoded by the coding sequence ATGCAGCTGTACAATACCATGACCCGGACCAAGGAGCCGTTCGTTTCCCGCGTGCCGGGGAAGGTGGCCATGTACGTGTGCGGGATCACCGCTTACGACCTGTGCCACATCGGCCACGCCCGCTCGTCGGTGGTTTTCGACGTGCTCGTGCGCTATCTGCGCCATATCGGCTTTGACGTGACCTTCGTGCGCAACTTCACCGACGTTGACGACAAGATCATCAAGAAGGCCAACGCCGAGGAGACGACCTCCCAGGAGGTCGCCGAGCGTTACATCGCGACCTTTTACGAAGACATGGACAAGCTCGGGATACTGCGGCCCAACGCCGAGCCCAAGGCCACGGAATACATCGGCGAGATGGCTTCCCTGGCCCAGCGGCTTATCGACAGCGGCCACGCCTACCGCACGCCGTCGGGCGACGTGTATTTCCGGGTGCGTTCCTTTGCCGGCTACGGCAAGCTCTCCGGCCGCGACGTGGAAGACATGCGTTCCGGCGCGCGAGTGGCCCCGGGCGAGGAAAAGGAAGATCCCCTGGATTTTGCCCTGTGGAAGGCTTCCAAGCCCGGCGAGCCGGTCTGGGAGAGTCCCTTTGGCCCAGGCCGTCCCGGCTGGCACCTGGAGTGCTCGGCCATGAGCGAAAAGCTCCTGGGCATGCCCATCGACATCCACGGCGGCGGCCAGGATCTCATTTTCCCCCACCACGAAAACGAAATCGCCCAGAGCGAGGCGGCCATCGGCGGGGAATTTTGCCGTTATTGGGTCCATAACGGCTTTGTACGCATCAACACCGAGAAAATGTCCAAGTCCCTAGGCAACTTCATCACCATTCGCGACATCTACGCCCGCTACCTGCCCGAAGTGCTGCGGTTTTTCCTTCTTTCCTCGCAGTATAGAAGCCCGCTCGACTATTCCGACCAGGGCCTGGACGAGGCAGAAAAAGGCATCAAGCGCATCTACGCCGCCAAGGTGCAAATGGAGCAGGCGCTTGGCCGCGCCAAGTGGAGCGAGACCAAGCTGCCGGCCGACGTGACGGAAGAGCTTTCGCGCCACGAGGAAGGCTTCACCGCCGCCATGGACGACGACCTCAACACCGCCCAGGCCATGGGCCACGTGTTTGGCCTGGTGCGCCTGGCCGGCCGGCTCATGGAAGACAAGACCCTGGCCAAGAGCCGCGAGACGGCCGAGGTACTGCGCCGCATCCTGGCCAATTTCGCCGTTTGGGCCGAGGTGCTTGGGGTGTTCGGCACCGACGCGGCGGCTTTCCTGGCCGAGCTCAAGGCCTGTCGCCTGACGCGCCTGGGCATCGACGCCGCCCGGGTGGACGGTCTGGTGGCCGAGCGCCAGGACGCCCGCAAGGCCAAGGACTTCGTCCGCTCCGACGCCATTCGCGACGAGCTGGCCGGCCTTGGCGTCACGGTCATGGACACGCCGACCGGCCCGCAGTGGGACATCGCCTAG
- a CDS encoding MBL fold metallo-hydrolase, giving the protein MPRIVYIHHNCFVLEAGERTLLFDYPAPAYLPEAVARVCASHLAGRQLTVFASHSHDDHFDPEIVAATSGAAARQFVVSDDVADLYGDALPPGRITMEPEDRVDLDGLTVTALESNDLGLAYLLEMDGLTVYYGGDMALWDWPGNTPAANRAVGMTWRRQLGRLEGKRLDVAFSNTDPRLPESLCGAPELLDRVRPRVFVPMHLGGHVHYLDAFAPRLTRPGTTLFCYAKLGDVLDI; this is encoded by the coding sequence ATGCCACGCATCGTCTACATACACCACAATTGCTTCGTGCTGGAGGCGGGGGAACGAACGCTGCTGTTCGACTACCCCGCCCCGGCCTATCTGCCCGAGGCGGTGGCCCGGGTCTGCGCTTCCCATCTGGCCGGCCGGCAACTCACTGTTTTTGCCTCCCACAGCCATGACGACCACTTCGATCCGGAGATCGTCGCCGCGACCAGCGGCGCAGCCGCCCGGCAGTTCGTGGTGTCCGACGACGTGGCCGACCTCTACGGCGACGCCCTGCCGCCGGGACGGATCACCATGGAACCCGAGGACCGGGTGGACCTGGACGGCCTGACCGTGACCGCCCTGGAAAGCAACGACCTGGGGCTGGCCTATCTGCTCGAAATGGACGGACTGACGGTCTATTACGGCGGCGACATGGCCCTGTGGGACTGGCCGGGCAACACGCCCGCCGCCAACCGAGCCGTGGGCATGACCTGGCGGCGGCAACTGGGTCGCCTTGAAGGCAAGCGCCTGGACGTGGCCTTTTCCAATACCGACCCAAGGCTGCCGGAAAGCCTGTGCGGCGCGCCGGAACTCCTTGACCGGGTGCGCCCCCGAGTTTTTGTCCCCATGCACCTCGGCGGCCATGTCCACTACCTCGACGCCTTCGCCCCCCGCCTGACCCGCCCCGGCACGACGCTTTTTTGCTACGCCAAGCTAGGCGACGTGCTTGATATTTGA
- a CDS encoding bacterioferritin-associated ferredoxin — MGEGADKKVCWCFGYKVADIEADLARNDGRSSLMEGIAATKAADGCRCAAVSPSGR, encoded by the coding sequence ATGGGAGAGGGCGCGGACAAGAAAGTTTGCTGGTGCTTCGGCTACAAGGTGGCCGACATCGAGGCTGATCTGGCCCGTAACGACGGCCGTTCGAGCCTTATGGAAGGCATTGCCGCCACCAAGGCGGCCGACGGCTGCCGTTGCGCCGCAGTGAGTCCCAGCGGGCGGTGA
- a CDS encoding exodeoxyribonuclease III, protein MILVSWNVNGLRAVVQKGFWEWLAGSSADVVGIQESKIQTGHEADFGHTDQYKTVWCSSTVKKGYSGVGCFYRAEPLAIAMELPDPAFAGEGRLLHLEYEEFHFFNIYFPNGGRGPERLAYKLGYYDAFLAHAEELRKHKPIVVCGDFNTAHTALDLKNPKANEKTSGFLPEERAWLDRFVAAGYVDTFRLFTSEGGHYSWWDYRFKARDRNVGWRIDYFFVSEELRPKVKRAWIDAAVMGSDHCPVGLELDCR, encoded by the coding sequence ATGATACTGGTGAGTTGGAACGTCAACGGCCTGCGGGCCGTGGTGCAGAAGGGCTTTTGGGAATGGCTGGCCGGCAGCAGCGCGGACGTGGTCGGCATCCAGGAGTCCAAGATCCAGACCGGCCATGAGGCGGATTTCGGCCACACCGACCAGTACAAGACCGTCTGGTGCAGTTCCACGGTGAAAAAAGGCTATTCCGGCGTCGGCTGCTTCTACCGGGCCGAGCCCCTGGCCATCGCCATGGAACTGCCCGATCCCGCCTTCGCGGGCGAGGGAAGGCTGCTGCACCTCGAATACGAAGAATTCCATTTCTTCAACATCTATTTTCCCAATGGCGGCCGGGGGCCGGAGCGGCTGGCCTACAAACTCGGTTACTACGACGCCTTCCTGGCCCATGCCGAAGAACTCCGCAAGCACAAGCCCATCGTGGTCTGCGGCGATTTCAACACCGCCCACACCGCCCTGGACCTCAAAAACCCCAAGGCTAACGAAAAGACCTCCGGCTTTCTGCCCGAGGAACGCGCCTGGCTCGACCGCTTCGTCGCCGCCGGCTACGTCGACACCTTCCGTCTGTTCACGTCCGAGGGTGGGCATTATTCCTGGTGGGACTACCGGTTCAAGGCCCGGGACCGCAACGTGGGTTGGCGCATCGACTATTTCTTCGTGTCCGAGGAACTGCGGCCCAAGGTCAAGCGGGCCTGGATCGACGCGGCCGTGATGGGGTCCGACCACTGCCCCGTGGGCCTGGAGCTTGACTGTCGGTAG
- a CDS encoding response regulator, with protein MLIVNIIDILFYRAFLSKIYLTAGVDYRFLSPDAAHELAALDPPPDAVLVQDSYAGCDCRDMLGTVREAGRALGRELPILCLRPFEEGLHQEHQACQSLGPGVKPVNRLTLAGVLAELKAASQTRQPVAGPREILFVDAGRTLLHVVRAALASSGFRVVSARNAEDALALCRRHAFELVLTSVLLPGMSGLELCRKLKEDNAGPYLPVIMLSSSDNALDMDTAFNYGADDYLLKSFTAEMLSKKVSEHLDIAERKRHNKILVVDDSKLIREMLRHNFVKNGHCVLTAENGAKALELALAEQPDVVVTDIEMPEMDGYELCERLRKQPELRNTLVVIMSARGHASDIKRGERLGVSRYFVKPFDVEKMHLVVEQLLGESYRHLKKEHEHVLSSMSALITALEARDEYTKGHTARVSRMAMRLGRAMGLGERELRNLEIGSNLHDIGKIGVRDAVLLKPGRLTPEEYAVIQEHAVIGAEILRPIASLAPVLPLILLHHERWDGRGYPTAISGEDIPLGARIIAIADAFDAMTTDRPYRQGMALTHALGVIRDEAGRQFCPICAEAFLAMLDGEAAAASEDFAEEPA; from the coding sequence ATGCTGATCGTCAATATCATCGACATCCTGTTCTACCGGGCCTTTCTGAGCAAAATTTATCTGACGGCCGGCGTCGATTACCGGTTTTTGAGCCCGGACGCGGCCCACGAACTGGCGGCCCTTGACCCTCCGCCCGATGCTGTTTTGGTGCAGGACTCCTATGCCGGCTGCGACTGCCGCGATATGTTGGGAACGGTTCGCGAGGCCGGCCGGGCACTGGGGCGGGAGTTGCCCATCTTGTGCCTGCGTCCCTTCGAGGAAGGTCTGCATCAGGAACACCAAGCCTGCCAGAGCCTTGGCCCGGGGGTGAAACCAGTCAACCGTCTGACCCTGGCCGGCGTGCTGGCCGAACTCAAGGCCGCCTCCCAGACCCGCCAGCCCGTTGCCGGGCCCCGGGAAATTCTCTTTGTCGATGCCGGGCGCACCTTGCTCCATGTGGTGCGCGCCGCCCTGGCCAGCAGCGGCTTTCGGGTGGTTTCGGCCCGAAACGCCGAGGACGCCTTGGCGTTGTGCCGCCGCCATGCCTTCGAGCTGGTGCTGACCAGCGTGCTCTTGCCCGGCATGTCCGGCCTGGAGCTGTGCCGCAAGCTCAAGGAAGACAACGCCGGACCGTACCTCCCGGTCATCATGCTTTCCAGCAGCGACAATGCCCTGGACATGGACACGGCCTTCAACTACGGGGCCGACGACTATCTGCTCAAGTCGTTCACCGCCGAGATGCTTTCCAAGAAAGTCTCGGAACACCTCGACATCGCCGAACGCAAGCGCCACAACAAAATTCTGGTCGTGGACGACAGCAAACTCATCCGGGAAATGCTGCGCCACAATTTCGTGAAAAACGGCCACTGCGTCCTGACCGCCGAGAATGGGGCCAAGGCCCTGGAACTTGCCCTGGCCGAGCAGCCCGACGTGGTGGTCACCGACATCGAAATGCCCGAGATGGACGGCTACGAGCTGTGCGAACGCCTGCGCAAGCAGCCCGAGCTGCGCAACACCCTGGTCGTCATCATGAGCGCCCGGGGCCATGCCAGCGACATCAAGCGCGGCGAGCGGCTTGGCGTGTCACGCTATTTCGTCAAACCCTTTGACGTGGAAAAGATGCATCTGGTGGTGGAGCAGCTCCTTGGCGAAAGCTACCGCCACCTCAAAAAAGAGCACGAACACGTCCTGTCCAGCATGTCGGCGCTCATCACCGCCCTGGAGGCCCGGGACGAATACACCAAGGGCCACACCGCCCGGGTGTCGCGCATGGCCATGCGCCTGGGCCGGGCCATGGGCCTGGGCGAACGCGAACTGCGCAACCTCGAAATCGGCTCCAATCTCCACGACATCGGCAAGATCGGCGTGCGCGACGCCGTGCTGCTCAAGCCCGGCCGGCTGACTCCCGAGGAATACGCCGTTATCCAGGAACACGCCGTCATCGGGGCCGAGATCCTGCGTCCCATCGCCTCCCTGGCCCCGGTGCTGCCGCTGATCCTGCTGCACCACGAACGCTGGGACGGCCGGGGCTATCCCACGGCCATCAGCGGCGAGGACATACCGCTGGGTGCGCGCATCATCGCCATTGCCGACGCCTTCGACGCCATGACCACCGACCGGCCCTACCGCCAGGGCATGGCGCTGACCCATGCCTTGGGCGTCATCCGGGACGAGGCCGGCCGGCAGTTTTGCCCGATCTGCGCCGAAGCGTTTTTGGCCATGCTCGATGGAGAAGCAGCTGCCGCTAGCGAAGATTTTGCCGAGGAACCCGCATGA
- a CDS encoding metallophosphoesterase family protein encodes MGDIHDDVSMLGRIPDLAAAVGVVVSGDLTIKGGAAAARRVIAALREVNPVLMAQIGNMDLAEVDAYLSGEGINLHATGRVTPQGVGFFGCGWSTPTPFGTPSEAGEDRIAAWLEAAWQTVAHCPNLVLVCHTPPYGTATDQVGGGVHVGSRTVREFIERVQPAVCLTGHIHESTAIDAIGRTVVVNPGALAGGGYARIERNAQGLTARLCQV; translated from the coding sequence ATGGGCGATATCCATGACGACGTGTCCATGCTCGGGCGGATTCCCGATCTGGCCGCGGCCGTCGGCGTGGTCGTCAGCGGCGATCTGACCATCAAGGGCGGGGCCGCCGCCGCCAGACGGGTCATCGCGGCTCTGCGCGAGGTCAATCCGGTGCTCATGGCCCAGATCGGCAACATGGATCTGGCCGAGGTGGACGCCTACCTTTCGGGCGAGGGGATAAACCTCCACGCCACCGGCCGGGTCACGCCCCAGGGCGTGGGGTTTTTCGGCTGCGGCTGGTCCACGCCGACCCCGTTCGGCACTCCCAGCGAAGCCGGCGAGGACCGTATCGCCGCCTGGCTCGAAGCCGCCTGGCAGACCGTGGCCCATTGTCCCAACCTCGTCCTGGTCTGCCACACGCCGCCCTACGGCACGGCCACGGATCAGGTCGGCGGCGGGGTCCATGTCGGCAGCCGGACCGTGCGGGAGTTTATCGAACGCGTGCAGCCGGCCGTGTGCCTTACCGGCCACATCCACGAGTCCACGGCCATCGATGCCATCGGCCGCACCGTGGTGGTCAACCCCGGAGCCTTGGCCGGCGGGGGATACGCCCGTATCGAACGGAACGCCCAGGGGCTAACCGCTCGATTATGTCAGGTTTGA